The Lepisosteus oculatus isolate fLepOcu1 chromosome 4, fLepOcu1.hap2, whole genome shotgun sequence genome window below encodes:
- the LOC138238053 gene encoding E3 ubiquitin-protein ligase TRIM39-like isoform X1: MGCIKNCWDQEDQTGIYSCPQCRQTFTPRPDLHRNTILAEVVEKLKETGCSGPPPAHSPAGPGDVLCDVCTGRKRGAVKSCLVCLASYCQTHLQPHYESPAFKRHKMVEATGQLQEKICSTHDKLLEFYCRTDEKCVCYLCVMDEHRGHDTVSAAAGRTEKQKQLGEIQTQTQQRLQEREKKLQELRQAVESLRSSARTAVQDTDRIFTELIRSIQRTRSEVTQLIRAQEKAAVSQAEGLLERLEKEIAELKRRDSELNQLSHTEDHIHFLQNFQSVCVPPGAGDSPSVPVRPHFSPEAVRRAVSGLKERLEDLCKKESIKISTTVTEVYSLLTPEPGSRAELLHAAVTLDPDTAHCWLSLSEDGKRVRLGQRKSLSDNPHRFDKEPCVVSREAFTSGRHYWEVEVNDSWIIGVTRESAERKGGFSFSPQRGYWCLRSHRSVFSALTDPVTRLPLSLKPRKLGVCVDIEERKVSFYTVESRAHVYTFTDMVFPQGEKIYPVFWTGDSDKDLELLPAVSVEIKPVTDS, translated from the exons atgggCTGTATTAAGAACTGCTGGGATCAGGAAGATCAGACTGGGATCTACAGCTGCCCCCAGTGCAGACAGACCTTCACCCCAAGACCTGATCTTCACAGAAACACCATCCTGGCTGAAGTGGTGGAGAAACTGAAGGAGACAGGGTGCAGtggtcctcctcctgctcacagtCCTGCTGGCCCTGGAGATGTGCTGTGTGATGTCTGCACTGGGAGAAAGAGGGGAGCTGTGAAATCCTGTCTGGTGTGTCTGGCCTCTTACTGTCAGACTCACCTCCAGCCTCACTATGAATCTCCTGCTTTCAAGAGACACAAGATGGTTGAGGCCACAGGACAACTGCAGGAGAAGATCTGCTCCACTCATGACAAACTGCTGGAGTTCTATTGCCGTACTGATGAGAAGTGTGTTTGTTATCTTTGTGTAATGGATGAACACAGAGGCCATGATACtgtctcagctgcagcaggaaggACTGAGAAACAG AAGCAGCTGGGGGAGATACAGACACAAACCCAGCAGAGactccaggagagagagaagaagctgcaggagctgagacaggctgtgGAGTCACTCAGA aGCTCTGCACGcacagcagtacaggacactgacagGATCTTTACTGAGCTGATCCGCTCCATTCAGAGAACACGCTCTGAGGTCACACAGCTGATCAGAGCTCAAGAGAAGGCTGCAGTGAGTCAGGCTGAAGGACTTCTAGAGCGACTGGAGAAGGAGATCGCTGAGCTGAAAAGGAGAGACTCTGAGCTGaaccagctctcacacacagaggatCACATCCATTTCCTCCAG AATTtccagtctgtctgtgtccctccTGGAGCTGGAGACTCACCCAGTGTCCCTGTCCGTCCACACTTCTCTCCTGAGGCAGTGAGGAGAGCTGTCTCTGGACTGAAAGAGCGACTGGAGGATCTCTGCAAGAAGGAATCAATAAAGATTTCCACAACAG tgACTGAAGTCTACAGTCTGCTGACTCCAGAGCCCGGGTCCAGAGCAGAGCTTTTACACG ctgctgtgactctggaccctgatacagctcactgttggctcagcctgtctgaggatgggaagagagtgagactgggacagaggaagagtctctctgacaatcctcacagatttgataaagAGCCCTGTGTCGTGAGCAGGGAGGCCTTCACCTcagggagacactactgggaggtggaggtgaatgACAGCTGGATAATAGGAGTGACCAGAGAGTCTGCAGAGAGGAAAGGGGGGTTCAGCTTCTCTCCCCAGCGGGGTTACTGGTGTCTGAGATCTCACCGGTCTGTTTTCTCTGCTCTCACTGACCCTGTGACCCGTCTCCCCCTCAGTCTGAAGCCCAGGaagctgggggtgtgtgtggatattGAGGAGAGGAAGGTCTCCTTTTACACAGTGGAGTCCAGAGCTCATGTCTACACTTTCACTGACATGGTCTTCCCTCAGGGGGAGAAGATCTATCCTGTCTTCTGGACTGGGGATTCAGATAAAGACCTtgagctgctgcctgctgtcagtgtggagattaaacccgtcactgactcatga
- the LOC138238053 gene encoding E3 ubiquitin-protein ligase TRIM39-like isoform X2 — MEDLIDFLRERDIPESTIGKMKEEKKQLGEIQTQTQQRLQEREKKLQELRQAVESLRSSARTAVQDTDRIFTELIRSIQRTRSEVTQLIRAQEKAAVSQAEGLLERLEKEIAELKRRDSELNQLSHTEDHIHFLQNFQSVCVPPGAGDSPSVPVRPHFSPEAVRRAVSGLKERLEDLCKKESIKISTTVTEVYSLLTPEPGSRAELLHAAVTLDPDTAHCWLSLSEDGKRVRLGQRKSLSDNPHRFDKEPCVVSREAFTSGRHYWEVEVNDSWIIGVTRESAERKGGFSFSPQRGYWCLRSHRSVFSALTDPVTRLPLSLKPRKLGVCVDIEERKVSFYTVESRAHVYTFTDMVFPQGEKIYPVFWTGDSDKDLELLPAVSVEIKPVTDS, encoded by the exons ATGGAGGATCTTATCGATTTCCTCAGGGAGAGGGACATTCCAGAGTCCACTATCGGAAAAATGAAGGAAGAAAAG AAGCAGCTGGGGGAGATACAGACACAAACCCAGCAGAGactccaggagagagagaagaagctgcaggagctgagacaggctgtgGAGTCACTCAGA aGCTCTGCACGcacagcagtacaggacactgacagGATCTTTACTGAGCTGATCCGCTCCATTCAGAGAACACGCTCTGAGGTCACACAGCTGATCAGAGCTCAAGAGAAGGCTGCAGTGAGTCAGGCTGAAGGACTTCTAGAGCGACTGGAGAAGGAGATCGCTGAGCTGAAAAGGAGAGACTCTGAGCTGaaccagctctcacacacagaggatCACATCCATTTCCTCCAG AATTtccagtctgtctgtgtccctccTGGAGCTGGAGACTCACCCAGTGTCCCTGTCCGTCCACACTTCTCTCCTGAGGCAGTGAGGAGAGCTGTCTCTGGACTGAAAGAGCGACTGGAGGATCTCTGCAAGAAGGAATCAATAAAGATTTCCACAACAG tgACTGAAGTCTACAGTCTGCTGACTCCAGAGCCCGGGTCCAGAGCAGAGCTTTTACACG ctgctgtgactctggaccctgatacagctcactgttggctcagcctgtctgaggatgggaagagagtgagactgggacagaggaagagtctctctgacaatcctcacagatttgataaagAGCCCTGTGTCGTGAGCAGGGAGGCCTTCACCTcagggagacactactgggaggtggaggtgaatgACAGCTGGATAATAGGAGTGACCAGAGAGTCTGCAGAGAGGAAAGGGGGGTTCAGCTTCTCTCCCCAGCGGGGTTACTGGTGTCTGAGATCTCACCGGTCTGTTTTCTCTGCTCTCACTGACCCTGTGACCCGTCTCCCCCTCAGTCTGAAGCCCAGGaagctgggggtgtgtgtggatattGAGGAGAGGAAGGTCTCCTTTTACACAGTGGAGTCCAGAGCTCATGTCTACACTTTCACTGACATGGTCTTCCCTCAGGGGGAGAAGATCTATCCTGTCTTCTGGACTGGGGATTCAGATAAAGACCTtgagctgctgcctgctgtcagtgtggagattaaacccgtcactgactcatga
- the LOC138238042 gene encoding E3 ubiquitin-protein ligase TRIM39-like isoform X2, which yields MAEGTFPFSQDQFSCSVCLDLLKDPVTLLCGHSYCKGCIKNCWDQEDQTGIYSCPQCRQTFTPRPDLHRNTILTEVVEKLKETGLSGPPPAHSPAGPGDVLCDVCTGRQRGAVKSCLVCLASYCQTHLNLHNELHPGHRQELADATGQLQEKICSTHDKLLEVYCRTDQKCVCYLCLLDEHRGHDTVSAAAGRTEKQKQLGETQTQTQQRLQEREKKLQELRQAVESLRSSARTAVQDTDRIFTELIRSIERTRSEVTELIRAQERAAVSQAEGLLERLEKEITELKRRDSELNQLSHTEDHIHFLQNFQAVRVPPGAGDSPSTPVRPYFSPEAVKRAVSGLKERLEDLCKKESIKISTTVTEVYSLQTPEPGSRAELLHSAVTLDPDTAHCWLSLSEDGKRVRLGERKSLSDNPHRFDSWNYCVVSREAFTSGRHYWEVEVNDWWTIGVTRESAERKEKFIFSPQQGYWCLYSHGSGFSALTAPRTRLSLPLSLRPRKLGVCVDIEERKVSFYTVESRAHVYTFTDMVFTQGEKIYPVFCTGDSDKDLELLPAVSVEIKPVTDS from the exons ATGGCAGAAGGCACTTTTCCATTTTCTCAGGACCAGTTCAGctgctcagtgtgtctggatttgCTGAAGGATCCAGTGACTCTGCTCTGTGGACACAGTTACTGTAAGGGCTGTATTAAGAACTGCTGGGATCAGGAAGATCAGACTGGGATCTACAGCTGCCCCCAGTGCAGACAGACCTTCACCCCAAGACCTGATCTTCACAGAAACACCATCCTGACTGAAGTGGTGGAGAAACTGAAGGAGACAGGGCTCAGtggtcctcctcctgctcacagtCCTGCTGGCCCTGGAGATGTGCTGTGTGATGTCTGCACTGGGAGACAGAGGGGAGCTGTGAAATCCTGTCTGGTGTGTCTGGCCTCTTACTGTCAGACTCACCTCAATCTACACAATGAGCTCcaccctggacacagacaggagCTGGCTGATGCCACAGGACAACTGCAGGAGAAGATCTGCTCCACTCATGACAAACTGCTGGAGGTCTATTGCCGTACTGACCAGAAGTGTGTTTGTTATCTCTGTCTACTGGATGAACACAGAGGCCATGATACtgtctcagctgcagcaggaaggACAGAGAAACAG AAGCAGCtgggggagacacagacacaaacccagcagagactccaggagagagagaagaagctgcaggagctgaggcAGGCTGTGGAGTCACTCAGA AGCTCTGCACGcacagcagtacaggacactgacagGATCTTTACTGAGCTGATCCGCTCCATTGAGAGAACACGCTCTGAGGTCACAGAGCTGATCAGAGCTCAAGAGAGGGCTGCAGTGAGTCAGGCTGAAGGACTTCTAGAGCGACTGGAGAAGGAGATCACTGAGCTGAAGAGGAGAGACTCTGAGCTGaaccagctctcacacacagaggatCACATCCATTTCCTCCAG AATTTCCAGGCTGTACGTGTCCCTCCTGGAGCTGGAGACTCACCCAGCACCCCTGTCCGTCCATACTTCTCTCCTGAGGCAGTGAAGAGAGCTGTCTCTGGACTGAAAGAGCGACTGGAGGATCTCTGCAAGAAGGAATCAATAAAGATTTCCACAACAG tgACTGAAGTCTACAGTCTGCAGACTCCAGAGCCCGGGTCCAGAGCAGAGCTTTTACACT ctgctgtgactctggaccctgatacagctcactgttggctcagcctgtctgaggatgggaagagagtgagactgggagagaggaagagtcTCTCTGACAATCCTCACAGGTTTGATTCCTGGAATTACTGTGTCGTGAGCAGGGAGGCCTTCACCTcagggagacactactgggaggtggaggtgaatgATTGGTGGACAATAGGAGTGACCAGAGAGTCTGCAGAGAGGAAAGAAAAGTTCATCTTCTCTCCCCAGCAGGGTTACTGGTGTCTGTACTCTCACGGGTCTGGTTTTTCTGCTCTCACTGCCCCTCGGACCCGTCTCAGTCTCCCCCTCAGTCTGCGGCCCAGGaagctgggggtgtgtgtggatattGAGGAGAGGAAGGTCTCCTTTTACACAGTGGAGTCCAGAGCTCATGTCTACACTTTCACTGACATGGTCTTCACTCAGGGGGAGAAGATCTATCCTGTCTTCTGTACTGGGGATTCAGATAAAGACCTtgagctgctgcctgctgtcagtgtggagattaaacccgtcactgactcatga